The Streptomyces sp. 11x1 genomic sequence TTCCGCCAGCAGGACCAGCAGGTCGGCGGCGCCTCGTTCGGGCAGGTGATGAAGTCTCGGCGGGGGTCCCTGCCGGTCGGGAAGCGGAGGCGAACCGGCTCCCGTGTGGAAGTGGGCCGCGAAAGACGCGATCTGGTACGTATTGCGATGGTTGCCATCGATCTGGTACCGGTCGCACCGGCCGAGGCGCCCGGCGATCTCGGCGAGTGTGGAGTTCGTGTCGGCCAACCGCTGGCACTCGTCCGCGTACACCGTCATCCGTGCTCCCAGGAGTCGGCACAGGCGGTAGAACTCGGGCGGCAGGTCCTGGCCCTCGTCCACGACCAGGGTGAGTCCCGGGACCGGCCCGCTCTCCACGGCTCGTTCGAAGAGTGCGGGCCAGTCGAACCATCCGTCGTCGCTCTTCGGGGGCGTGCCGCCGTACCACTCGGCGAGCCATGTGTGCGCGGTCCTCACGCGCACGCTTCGGTCCGCCGGGCCCAGCGTGTGCACGGCCCCGGCCAGTGACTGGCGGAGGAGATTCGAGTAGGTCAGCAGCACCGTCGGGGTGCCGGTGAGGGCGAGCATGACGGCCCGTTGGACCGCCAGGAGACTCTTGCCGCTGCCGGGCGGGCCACTGATCAGGTGATGACCGTCGAAGGGCAGTCCGTCGAGGCTGGAGCGCTGCTCCGTGGTGAGGTCGAGGTAGGTGAGTGTCATGTCTTCTCCAGGGCGTCGGCGGCTGCGGAACGGGCAGCGGCGACGATGGACTCCAGGTAGCCCGGCACGTGTTCGCCGCCGACGACGAGGGCACGGTCGAGGAGGGTGTTGCCGGTCTCACAGCTGGTCTCGGGCAGCAGGGCACAGGCGTGGCAGGCCGCCCGGTTGAGGTTGCCGAATCCCTGGCCAGTGTGTTCGGCGCACAGTGGGTCGGCCGAGCACCACGCGGCGGCCTCCGTCATCCGCAGCAGCGTCTCGACCAGGCGCGGGGGCTCGCCCTGCCGTACGAGTCCGCCCAGGGTTCCCTCGGCGTCGCCGGCGGCCGTGTACACGAGAATGCCGTACTGGTCCTGTTCGGGACGGGCGTAGATCCTCTCCCGGAGACTCGCCGTCGTGTATCCGGATTCGAAGGAAAGCTGACGGATCAGCAGGTGCGCGAGGGTGTGCAGCAGCACGAACCGCGGTGAGAGGTCCGGCCCCGTCACGGCTTCGAGACGGTCCTTCTGGAAGGAGCGGTCGAGGTCGGCCTGCATGCCGGCCACCTGTCGGCGCACCCTCGTGTCGACCTCCCAGGAGGCGAGTTCCCCCCGGTCGAGGGTGAGGAAGACGCCCTCGCCGAAGACCTCCACGGCCGGCAGCCATTTCAGGCGCCGCGCGCTGTCGGCGGGCACGACGGAGGCGTCCGGGGAGACCCGGGTGAAGCCGGATAGCGCGCGTACCTCGCGCAGCCGGTCGGCGAGAACGATCCGGCCGAAGCGTTGACGCAGGCCGGACCAGGGCTCCGCACTCTCACCGGCGAGGCCGAGCGTCGTCTCACGCAGCGCGAAGTCGCGGGTGGCGGGCGGGGCGGGGGCCGTGAAGGCGGCCCATTCCTCGCGGCTCAGGTCAGGCCGGGCCGGACCGTCCGACGAGGCTGGAGCAGCCCCGGAAACGCCACCCGTCTCCTCGGCGACGAGGGCGTCCAGGAGGTCGTCACCGGCCCCGGTGTCCTCCTGGATCATCATGCGCAGCGCCTCGGCACGCGGTGTCCCGGCCATGCGACACAGGGAGACCCACAGATCGTGCTCACGTACCCGCGCGGCAAGGGCGTCGTCGGTGTGTGCCGGTACGTCCGTCTCGGGGATGTCGAGCGCCGAGTGCACGAGCGGGTAGTACAGGTTGCCCGCCGTGCGCTGCACGATCTGCACCGGTTTCACGCACTCGGCGGCCTCGCTCGCCCGCTGCCAGGGGTTCCGCCCCGAACAGCGCATGCCGTGGGTACCGAGAATGTCGAGCAGATCGCGCGCCGCACCGCACCCCTTCGCGGCGCACGCCACGGAGAGTGCCTCGAGACCCGAGGCACGTTCGGAGACGAGGAAGCGGAGCCTGTCCCGCTCTGCGCACTGCCGCCGTTCGGCGGCCTCGCGCCGTGAGTGGGCCCAGAACCACCAGTCGATGTCGCTGAGGTGTCCGGCCGCGCAGATCTGCACGAACCGCATGGGCGCGAGCGTCCGGGCCGGTGAGCAGGACGGGCAGCGCGGCGCCTGCCCGTGCTTCTCGTCGGCGATGCGCCAGCGCTTCATACGCCGGCAGGCTCCGCAGAACAGCCAGGACGGGAAGCGGATGTACGGCGCGCCGGGCGCGTCCGGGGTGTCGAACCGGTCGTTGGCCGTCGCGGGGGCGGCGTAGAACCCGGTGACCCCCAGCCTGGAGGCGAGCCTGGGCGAGTCGACCTTCTGCCTGCCCCGTGTCGGCCAGTCACCGATCCCTGTGGCGACGAACGACTCGCCCTGGATGTCGAAGACGGCTCCGACGCCGAAGGGCACCACCGTCTGCGACTGACGTACCCGAAGTGTGCGGCTCACAGGTCGGCTCCCTTCACCGTCACCTGGCATTCCCGGTCCACGTTGCGCATGGAGTTCGGTGTCTCCCACAGGCCGTAGTTCTGCTCGAAGCTCTTGATCAGGTTGGACTGCCCCTTGCCCTGGCTGCGGTAGTACAGTTCCCGGCCGTCCTTGCGGGCCTGGCGGGCCGCGTCCTCCCAGTCGGCGAGGAGTGAGGACAGCTCCTTCTGCACCTCGCCGCCCACCCCCGGCTCGCGCGCATCGGCTCGCGCCGCCAGTTCCGCGACCAGCCTCCCCATTTCAGGCAGTCGGTCGATCACCTGCCCCGCCTGGTTCTCTGCGGCCATTCCCAGCCGGTGCCGTACGAGGATGACGAGCGCGGCGTGCAGGGCGCGACGACGCGACGGCACCGACCAGGGGGTGACGCTGGTCGGCTCGACGTGCCGGTACAGGGAGCGGTGGTACACGTCGAAGGTCTCGTAGTGCGAACGGTCCCGTGGGCGGGTGGCGTTGAAGAAGGTCACGACGAGGCCGGGCACCGTGTGCCGGCCGACACGGCTGGTGGCCTGGATGTACTCGGCGGTCGTCTTGGGCTGGCCCTGCATCAGCATCAGCGCGAGCCTCTTCACGTCGACGCCGACGGACAGCATGTTGGTACAGGGCAGGAAGGACACCGACTGCGGGTCGTCCCAGGGCTTCTCCAGCCGGTCGAGCAGGACGGGCTGCTCCGCGCGCGGCAGGTTGCTGGTGAGTTCCTGCACCTGGTGGTCCAGCAAGCGACGTGTCCCAGCCCCGGAGTCGAGTCCCGCGATCTGAGCGGGGATGTCATCGGCGGCGGCGGTGACGGTACGACCGAGTTCGCGCAGGCTGTGGTGGTAGGCGACGAGCGTCCAGTACGCGTCCCGGTGCTCCTCGGGCAGTTCCCAGGCGCCCTGCAGCATGGCGGCCGCCGTGGCCACGGCGGCGCGACCGGCCGTGTGGCCCTGGGCCATGACACCGAGGTAGCGTCGCCCCGGGCGGGAGGTGTCGGGCTCGGCGAAGTACGAGTGCCGGGCGTCGAGCCCGGCCGGCGGGAAGAGCTGGGCGGCACCGCCGTACAGGGCCTGGATCTGCTCACCGGAGCGACGGATGGTGGCCGTCGACGCCACGACCTTCGGCCCTGTCCCGTCGGGTGAGGTGCACAGCCCCAGCACAGCCGACTCGTACAGCCCGACGGTGGTACCGAGAGGACCGGTGAGCAGGTGCAGCTCGTCCTGGATGACGAGCGACGGCGGAAGGTTGGAGGTGCCCGCGCCGAACAGCCGTCCCGCACGCGGCTCCCACGCCAGACGGGCGAACTTGTCGACGGTGCCGAGCACGAAGGTCGGCGGCTGGTCGTAGAGGTGCTCGTCGACGACGGCGACGGGCAGCTCGTCGTGGAAGGCGCACGCGTCACGCGGACAGAAGAAGGCGAACGAGTCCGCTGAGGCTCGCACGCCGTAGTCCCCGATGTCGGGCGACTTGTGGGCGGGAAGGATGCGGGTTCCGCACCAGGGGCAGCGGTCGAGGATGAAGACGTCGTCGGGCCGGGTGGCGGCGCGGACGTCGTCGAAGGCCGCCCGTGCCTTTTCGTACGTGTTCGGTGACGTGGCCTCGCCCACCCACAGGCCGATCGAGAAGGGCTCCTCGCCATAGGTGTCCGGGTCGGCGCGACGGAAGGTCTCCAGGGCACAGACGGTGGTGGCCGCGCGCTGGAACTGCTGGGTGGTGAGGAGGCTCAGGGTGTAGCGGCTGAGGACCGCGGTACCCCGGCCGTCGGGATCACCCCGCCGGAGCACCATGGCGAAGGCGGCGAGCAACAGATACGCCTCCGTCTTGCCACCACCGGTCGGGAACCAGATCAGATCCGTGGTGGCCCGGTCCGGGTGTCGCGGGTCAGCCACACCGTCCAGAGCGAGCAGGAAGAACGCCAGCTGGAAGGGCCGCCACGTGGCCTGCGGATCCGGTTCGGGGTCGAGGAGCATGGGGGTCTGGCGGGAGCGGCGTTCTCCCGCCTGGTCGCGTGCCGAGTGGCGCATCTGCAGGGCCATGGCACGGTTCGCGGCCCGGAAGGCGCGCAGTAGTTCGGGGCGGCTCGGGTCGCACAGTGTGCGTACGCCCGATTCGATCCTGGTGACGGCGGCACCGATGCGGCCGAGGACCCGATCGGCGGCCTCGCGGCCCCAGGCGGGGATGTCCGCGGTCAGCTGTCCCACGTACCAGGCCCGGTAGTCGGCCGCGAACTCACCGAGCTCTTCCCGTAGTTGTTCGAGAGACACCTCGGGGTCGGCGAGGTGCCGGAGGTCGAGCACCGGGGACCCGCTCAGACCCGCCGCACGGACACCACTGACCTCGGCCTCCGGCATGACCGCGGCCTTGAGCCCGGTCACCCGGTCCCCTGCGCCGTCGTACTGCTCCTCGACGGCGCAGCCGTGGCCGACTGCGTGGGTCCTGACATGCCGGTACTGAAGGCGCAGTTCCTGCTCCTCCGGGTCACGGCTGGCCAGGCGGACACTCGGGTACTGGAGGACCTCGCCGTCCAGCGGCCGTGCCTCCAGGCCTACTTGGAAGAGCATGCGGTCCCATTGGGCGGTCTTGCCGAGGGTCGGTTCATGACGGGCCGCGTTGACGAGAGCCACGGTGACCAGGTGGCCGACGCCGAAGTGACGGCGTCGAACGCGTAGTTCGGCCCTGCCGTCGAGGACTTCGATGTGGTCGCGGTCGGGGCCGAGAGCATGGTGCTCGGCCGGCAGCGCCACGCGTTCCCAGCGCCTGCCGCGTTCACCCGTGGCGGAGTGGGTCACGTAGCGGGCGCCCGCGCAGCGGACCTCGACGGTGGCGGCGTCGGTGTAGAAGCTGAAGCCGAGGGAGGAGGGAAGCCATGCGTTGGACTCGGGGATCGGGTCGCTCGCCGGGGCGGTGTCCTCGGCCGCGCGTTCCGTACCGGCCCCTTCCGGGTCCTCCGCGGCGAGATGCAGTTGGCGCTGTAGGTCGGCCTCTTGGGGATAGAGGGTGCCCATCAGATACTGCCGGTCGGGCGGAGCGTCGAGCATCTCGTGCTCTCCCCCGGCCGGGCCGACGAGCTGGCGGTGGAGATAGGCGACGAGTTCGTGTCTGGGATCCATGGTGTTCCTCGGGAAGTTGCGTCGGGCGCGGGGGCTACGGGCGCGGGTCAGGACCGGCGCCAGCGGCCCCTGAACGATGTGCGGCCGTCGCCGTCTCCGCGCGCGGCGGCGAGCTGTTCCTGGAGCTCGGTGATGCGGGCCCAGGCATCGTGTTCGGTCTGGGCGGTGTGCTGCGCTGCCCGCTGCTCGGCTTCCTCCACCTGAGCCTGCGCCTGCTGCCGGGCAGCGATGAGGGCGTGGTCCCGCTCGATCAACTGGGCCTCGACTCGCCCCAGCCGCTCTTCGAGGTCCTCGATACGCGCTTCGGCTTCCTCGCGCTGCCGTCGCAGCCGCTGGTCGCCCTCGAACACCTGTTGCTCCGCGCGTGAGGCACGCCGGACGGCTTCCACGGCCCGCCGCTCGGCCTCGACCGCCCGTTGTTCCGCCTGCGTGGCACGCAGACGAGCCATGGTCAGTTGCTGCTCGTCGCGGGGAGAGCTTTGGGCGTCGGACCGTGCCGCTTCCGCGGCGTGCCCCGCCCGCTCGGCCATGGTGCGCTGTGCCTCGCGGTGCTCCTCCCTCAGGCGGGCGAGTCTGTCCTCCGCCTGCCTCTTCAAGCAGCGCTCCTGACGGAGCAGTGCTTTGTCCACGCGATGCAGTAGCACTTCTTCCAACGCTTCGAGTTGCCGCTCGGTGTCCGCCTCGGCAGCGGCGACCCGGGCGTCTGCGGCCTGCTGTTCCTCGGTGAGACGCAGCTCGTGTTCGCGGTGTACGCGGGCCAGCCGAGACTCGTGTTCGCGGCGCTCCTCATCAAGGCACTGTTCGGATTCGGCACGCAACCGCGCGAGCTGCTCCTCCGCAGTGACTCTGTGCTCGGCCAGCCTTTCGTCAGCCTCCGCCCGGAGCACGGCGAGCTGCCGCCCGACGTCTGCACCCGCCGCGACGGGCTGCTGCCTCGTCTTCTCGCGCCCGGGGCCGAGCCGCTGTTCCCGCCCATGGGACGCCTCCTGATCGCGCTCGACGTCCGCCGGGGCCGAGACGTGGTGCTGCTCAGGCTCACCGTGGGCCGGGACGGGCTGCACCTCGGACTCCTCTCCGGTGGGCATCGCCGGCTGTCCGGCATCCGCGACGGGGAAGGCCCAATACTGCTCACCGGCTTTGGCGGGGGGCGTGGCCGGCCGCTCGGCGTCGTCGCGGGCGGGGCTGTGGTGCTGCTCGGACGTTCCGTAGACCGATACCGCAGGTTGCCCGTCCTCGCCGGGGGACGACGCCGACTCCTCGCCGGCCGCGTCTCGTCTCCCCGGCCCCCGGTCCGCGCGGTCCTCCGCGTCGTCGGGAGCACCGTCCGAGATATCCGAGGACGTCCCGTGAGCGGCGGCTTGAGCCACGGGCGACCCCGCGCCCCCTTCCCGGCTCGGCGCCTCGGCGACGAACTCCCGTAGCGCGTCACGCGTGGCAAGGCGCGACTCCGGCTTCACCAGGGGTCTCTTCGCCAGATACTCCCGTGGGGTCAGCCCGACCAGCGCCTCGGCCGGTCGTTCGAAGAAGTCCTCCGGGCGGAGCCCGGCCGGTTTCAACGTGTCGAAGACGCGCTGCAGGACTTCCAGGGCCGTGAGCACCTGGCGGTCCGGCATCGTGCGCTCCCGCGCGGCACGCACCACGTCCGCGGCGGCCGCGGACCCGAGCACGACCACCAGTTGGGCATGTCCGAGCGCCAGCAGGGCGTACTCGGCCAGCCAGTCGATTCCTCCGTGGAACTCCGCCGACATGCGCTGGGCCTTCTCCCAGTCCGCCGTGTACTGCACCTGCTGCGCACCGGCGACCGGAGCGGTAAGTGGGGCGTCGGGGCCACCATCGAGCGCGTTCTCCCCGGTGTGCTGCTCGGTCTCCTCCACCGCTGCCGCCTCCCCATCGGTCCGCGTCGACAACTCCTCGGCCGGTACCGGCTCCGGCACCACCTCGGGCAACGGCTCCGTCCGCGCGACCCGGCTGTCGCGCGCACCACCGACCGGCGCGACAGCCGCTTGCGCCCTGGCGCGGACTCGCCTCAGCGGGATCTGTTTCCTGGCGCCCTCGTCCTCGCCCTCCTCGGGCCCGTGGCCACTGAGCAACCCGGCCGCCCGCAGTCTGAGCCGGAACTCCGGGCGGGCTTTGTTCTCCAGCTGCCGGATGCGTTCGCGGGTCACCCCGAACTCCCGCCCGAGTTCGTCGAGCGTCGAGGGCTCGTCACCGTCGAGGCCCAAGCGGCGGACCAGGATGCGGGCGCTTCGTTCGGAGAAGGTGTCGACCACCGCCATGACGTCTTCCATCAGGAGCGCGTGCACCACGTCGTTCTCCACCGACGGCAGCGCCTGGCTCTCTCCGACGAAGTCGCCGAGGGTGGCCCCGTCACCGATGACACGGTCGAGCGAGTCGGTGCGGCGGGTCAACTTCCGGATTTCCTCCACCTTGTCCACGGCCATGTCGCACCGGACCGCGACATCGACGACCCCCGCGGGCCTCCCCTGCGCGGCCAGCGCGCGTTCCGCGGCCGCCACCTTGCGCATCTGCTCGTGCATGTGGACGGGGACCCGGATGAGGGCTCCCTCGTCGGCGATCGCACGGGACACCGACTGACGGACCCACCAGGTCGCATAGGTCGAGAACTTGTAGCCCTTCGCCGGGTCGAACTTGCGGGCGGCCCGCATCAACCCCAGCACGCCGTGCTGGACCAGATCCTCGTACTCCAGCCCTTGCTCCAGATAGGAACGGATCAGCGAGTGAACCAGGCGCTGGTTGTGCAGGACGAGGCAGTCCCGTGCCCTGACTCTGATGTCGTCGGACGGCAGCCCGCTCAGCTCCTCGTCCTGGGGCTCCTGGTCGACGTGTTCCGCACCGCCCCGCAGCAGAACGGCGAGGCCGACCTCCGCCTCGGCCTTCAGAAGCCGGTCTCCCGGGCGTCGGCAGAAGCGGTCTTCCTGCAGGACGGCCATCGCCGCGGCCACGGCCGCATCACTGTTGCCGCCGACAGCCGCAGGTTCCGGCTCCCCGGCAGACGACGGATCGTCCTCATCGCCCGCCCCCGGTTTACCCAGAGCCCCCGGATCCCCCGGATCCCCCGGTTCCTCCGTCTCATCGGACACGGCTTCGGCGTCCCGGACCTTCGCCCCGGCCCGCAGCGCCGCCCTGCCCCTCTCACCGAGTCCGGCCAGTCGCGCCACTCCGTCCACAGCCCGGGAGGTCACGAATCCGTCGGGGTCCGCGTAGCGCAGGAGGAGCGCTCGCACCACATCAGCCCCGGGGAACACATTTTCCCCACGGAATGGTGCAACCTTTTCCATATCCGGGCTGTCCGCGTCATTGTGTACATGCGCTTCCCGGACGGGCAGCCCCAACCGGGCCAGTTCGCCCCGCAGCCGTTCCCGCTCGGCACCACCGAGCCCCAAGGCCTGCACATGCTCCACGAAGGCGGACTCCGGCACCGCACCGTTCACAGCGGCGCTCCGAAGCTGCGCGAGCAGAACCCCCAGCGCGGCCCTCAACCCAGGCGCTTCCGCGCCGGCGACGGATTGGTGTCTCATCACGGCTACCCCCAACCGATCTCACCGACGACATTAGACGCGGCGCGTTGACGACGTCAACAGATTGAACACCTATCGGAAATTCTCACGATCGTGTACGGTAGCGGCGGTCGCGGTGCCCCCTCTGTCACGATGGGCGGTGGCGCAGGCAGGTCAGGGGGACGCATTCCGTTACGGAACAGCGAGAACCCGTGGAAACAGGGGCAGAGGAGCGGGGCGTGAGCCACGAGCTGGTCGACGGCAGATTCCGTATCGGACACGTCATCGGCAAGGGCAACATGGGGGAGGTCCACCGGGCCGAGGATCTTCAGGCCGCCGAGGGCGCCCCTGAGCGCACGGTCGCCGTGAAGACCATCCTGCGCCGCCGCACCGGCACCCAGATCGACACGAGCGCCGACCCCAAGGCCGCGCAGCGCTTCGCCCGCGAGGTGCGCATCATGCGCCGCCTCCAGCATCCCAACCTCACACGGCTCGTCGCCGGTGGCGTGTCCGAGAGCAACGGCAGCCTGCCCTACCTCGCCATGGAGCTTCTGGACGGAGAGACGCTGCGCGACCTCATTGAGGAGGAGCCCCAGCTCCCGGTGTCGTGGGCCGCCGCGATCGGTGCCCAGATCGCCGACGGCCTCGCCACCGCGCACACCGCCGGCATCGTCCACCGCGACCTCAAACCCGCCAACGTCATGCTCACCCAGGGCGGCACGGTCAAGGTCCTCGACTTCGGCATGGGCCGCATCGTCGACGACCCCGACGAGGCCCGGCTGACCAGCACCGGCGTCAGCGTGGGCACGGCCCGCTACATGGCTCCGGAGCAGTTCGAGGCCAAACAAATCACTCAGGCCGCCGATCTGTACGCGCTGGGCTGTGTGCTGTACGAGATGCTCGTGGGCGTACCGCCGTTCACCAGCGAGTCCCCGTTCGATCTGGCCGCCAAGCACACACGCGAGGCGCCGACACCCATCGCCGTGATCCGCAGTGAGGTGCCGACCGAGCTCGCCCGCCTCGTCGACCGGCTGCTCGCCAAGGACCCGGCGGCCCGTCCCGCGGACGCCGTCGCCGTACGCGACGCGCTGCTTCCGCTGGCCAGGCGGGACGGGGACACCCCGCAACTGCCGCACTGGAGCGCCCTGGACCCGACCCGCCCCCTGCGT encodes the following:
- a CDS encoding helicase-related protein → MDPRHELVAYLHRQLVGPAGGEHEMLDAPPDRQYLMGTLYPQEADLQRQLHLAAEDPEGAGTERAAEDTAPASDPIPESNAWLPSSLGFSFYTDAATVEVRCAGARYVTHSATGERGRRWERVALPAEHHALGPDRDHIEVLDGRAELRVRRRHFGVGHLVTVALVNAARHEPTLGKTAQWDRMLFQVGLEARPLDGEVLQYPSVRLASRDPEEQELRLQYRHVRTHAVGHGCAVEEQYDGAGDRVTGLKAAVMPEAEVSGVRAAGLSGSPVLDLRHLADPEVSLEQLREELGEFAADYRAWYVGQLTADIPAWGREAADRVLGRIGAAVTRIESGVRTLCDPSRPELLRAFRAANRAMALQMRHSARDQAGERRSRQTPMLLDPEPDPQATWRPFQLAFFLLALDGVADPRHPDRATTDLIWFPTGGGKTEAYLLLAAFAMVLRRGDPDGRGTAVLSRYTLSLLTTQQFQRAATTVCALETFRRADPDTYGEEPFSIGLWVGEATSPNTYEKARAAFDDVRAATRPDDVFILDRCPWCGTRILPAHKSPDIGDYGVRASADSFAFFCPRDACAFHDELPVAVVDEHLYDQPPTFVLGTVDKFARLAWEPRAGRLFGAGTSNLPPSLVIQDELHLLTGPLGTTVGLYESAVLGLCTSPDGTGPKVVASTATIRRSGEQIQALYGGAAQLFPPAGLDARHSYFAEPDTSRPGRRYLGVMAQGHTAGRAAVATAAAMLQGAWELPEEHRDAYWTLVAYHHSLRELGRTVTAAADDIPAQIAGLDSGAGTRRLLDHQVQELTSNLPRAEQPVLLDRLEKPWDDPQSVSFLPCTNMLSVGVDVKRLALMLMQGQPKTTAEYIQATSRVGRHTVPGLVVTFFNATRPRDRSHYETFDVYHRSLYRHVEPTSVTPWSVPSRRRALHAALVILVRHRLGMAAENQAGQVIDRLPEMGRLVAELAARADAREPGVGGEVQKELSSLLADWEDAARQARKDGRELYYRSQGKGQSNLIKSFEQNYGLWETPNSMRNVDRECQVTVKGADL
- a CDS encoding sigma-70 family RNA polymerase sigma factor; the encoded protein is MRALLLRYADPDGFVTSRAVDGVARLAGLGERGRAALRAGAKVRDAEAVSDETEEPGDPGDPGALGKPGAGDEDDPSSAGEPEPAAVGGNSDAAVAAAMAVLQEDRFCRRPGDRLLKAEAEVGLAVLLRGGAEHVDQEPQDEELSGLPSDDIRVRARDCLVLHNQRLVHSLIRSYLEQGLEYEDLVQHGVLGLMRAARKFDPAKGYKFSTYATWWVRQSVSRAIADEGALIRVPVHMHEQMRKVAAAERALAAQGRPAGVVDVAVRCDMAVDKVEEIRKLTRRTDSLDRVIGDGATLGDFVGESQALPSVENDVVHALLMEDVMAVVDTFSERSARILVRRLGLDGDEPSTLDELGREFGVTRERIRQLENKARPEFRLRLRAAGLLSGHGPEEGEDEGARKQIPLRRVRARAQAAVAPVGGARDSRVARTEPLPEVVPEPVPAEELSTRTDGEAAAVEETEQHTGENALDGGPDAPLTAPVAGAQQVQYTADWEKAQRMSAEFHGGIDWLAEYALLALGHAQLVVVLGSAAAADVVRAARERTMPDRQVLTALEVLQRVFDTLKPAGLRPEDFFERPAEALVGLTPREYLAKRPLVKPESRLATRDALREFVAEAPSREGGAGSPVAQAAAHGTSSDISDGAPDDAEDRADRGPGRRDAAGEESASSPGEDGQPAVSVYGTSEQHHSPARDDAERPATPPAKAGEQYWAFPVADAGQPAMPTGEESEVQPVPAHGEPEQHHVSAPADVERDQEASHGREQRLGPGREKTRQQPVAAGADVGRQLAVLRAEADERLAEHRVTAEEQLARLRAESEQCLDEERREHESRLARVHREHELRLTEEQQAADARVAAAEADTERQLEALEEVLLHRVDKALLRQERCLKRQAEDRLARLREEHREAQRTMAERAGHAAEAARSDAQSSPRDEQQLTMARLRATQAEQRAVEAERRAVEAVRRASRAEQQVFEGDQRLRRQREEAEARIEDLEERLGRVEAQLIERDHALIAARQQAQAQVEEAEQRAAQHTAQTEHDAWARITELQEQLAAARGDGDGRTSFRGRWRRS
- a CDS encoding DNA helicase; protein product: MTLTYLDLTTEQRSSLDGLPFDGHHLISGPPGSGKSLLAVQRAVMLALTGTPTVLLTYSNLLRQSLAGAVHTLGPADRSVRVRTAHTWLAEWYGGTPPKSDDGWFDWPALFERAVESGPVPGLTLVVDEGQDLPPEFYRLCRLLGARMTVYADECQRLADTNSTLAEIAGRLGRCDRYQIDGNHRNTYQIASFAAHFHTGAGSPPLPDRQGPPPRLHHLPERGAADLLVLLAERHPGRSIGVIVHSKHTQFSLLGTLKHRAPRLKPQLYTSDARDGRYRTLDLGRPGIVLVHRRSAKGLGFDTVVIPDTHADSAADPTSAALRMTYYVLATRARSELHLAYEGDVEPPLMAQVGSGVLLRG
- a CDS encoding DUF1998 domain-containing protein, with product MSRTLRVRQSQTVVPFGVGAVFDIQGESFVATGIGDWPTRGRQKVDSPRLASRLGVTGFYAAPATANDRFDTPDAPGAPYIRFPSWLFCGACRRMKRWRIADEKHGQAPRCPSCSPARTLAPMRFVQICAAGHLSDIDWWFWAHSRREAAERRQCAERDRLRFLVSERASGLEALSVACAAKGCGAARDLLDILGTHGMRCSGRNPWQRASEAAECVKPVQIVQRTAGNLYYPLVHSALDIPETDVPAHTDDALAARVREHDLWVSLCRMAGTPRAEALRMMIQEDTGAGDDLLDALVAEETGGVSGAAPASSDGPARPDLSREEWAAFTAPAPPATRDFALRETTLGLAGESAEPWSGLRQRFGRIVLADRLREVRALSGFTRVSPDASVVPADSARRLKWLPAVEVFGEGVFLTLDRGELASWEVDTRVRRQVAGMQADLDRSFQKDRLEAVTGPDLSPRFVLLHTLAHLLIRQLSFESGYTTASLRERIYARPEQDQYGILVYTAAGDAEGTLGGLVRQGEPPRLVETLLRMTEAAAWCSADPLCAEHTGQGFGNLNRAACHACALLPETSCETGNTLLDRALVVGGEHVPGYLESIVAAARSAAADALEKT